The Oryzias melastigma strain HK-1 linkage group LG15, ASM292280v2, whole genome shotgun sequence genome includes the window tAAAAACAAAGGACAGTGTGGAGCTGTAGCTAGCAGAACCTGAAAATCAGCATTAGGACGCTGTGACGTCATAAATCCATAATATatgcttttaatttattgagATTAAATTGATGAggttctttttaaagttatagttATTTATAgtaaacatttgataaattaCACAGCTCTCTTTTGGGGACAATACATTGCATTTTCCATCACACTATTGGCCTAcagtttagctttaaaaatgcCTGATTAATAATTTACTATTTTGTCCCTTTTAAAACCATCTTTGAGAACTATTTTCATAGTCAGCCGTGAATACACATTACCATTGTATTCAGTTATTTCCTGCTCCCAAACACACTNNNNNNNNNNNNNNNNNNNNNNNNNNNNNNNNNNNNNNNNNNNNNNNNNNNNNNNNNNNNNNNNNNNNNNNNNNNNNNNNNNNNNNNNNNNNNNNNNNNNNNNNNNNNNNNNNNNNNNNNNNNNNNNNNNNNNNNNNNNNNNNNNNNNNNNNNNNNNNNNNNNNNNNNNNNNNNNNNNNNNNNCAAAGGTCTGCGTacattttaggctaaaaatagttttatcaGTTCACATctctgtgtttatttctaactgaGCAACTTGAATATAAAGTATATTTGGTCTATGTTTGCCATTCGATTAGGGCTGTCTTCCTTTTCCCATGTTAATGCTCTCAATAGAACCGGAAGACTTGATGTTAttggtcttttttaaaatcttttctgCTTAAATAAACTACTCTATGTTGCtttgcttaattaaaaaaaaaaaaaaaatcaaactgaccAGTAAACCAAAACCTAATGCAAATGTGgtctaaaaatgtatatttcacTTTTAATCAATTTGTGGAGAAAATGTGTGCATGTTTAATTTCTGTGCCTCTGTCTTGCTTTTAATTGTAACACACTTTGAGCTGCGCAGAGCATGAGAAGCACTTTTTACTCTGAGGTTTCTTTTTCCCATTCTTTGTGAATTTCTGCTTGCAGGCCTCCCATTGTAACCAAGATGATGTAAGGCACCGCTGCCTGTAGAAAGCAAGATGAGTGAAGTCCAGGCCACAGTGGAGTTTTCTGTGGAGCTGCACAAGTTCTACAATGTGGACCTTTTCCAAAGAGGgtatgttttattgtcttaCTTATACAGCACTTAACATCTTTAACCTCTATTAGATGGCAGTGCGTCTGTCTGGAAGTGAAACTGAAACAACAGTCGGGTACAGGGAAGAAGTTCTGAGAGTGTGAGCAGGAAATGATATGTGGACAGGATCAGAGCAGTGTGCTGGATCAGGTCTGGGAGCAGCCTTGAAGGGAAGAATTATGTTTTATGCTGAGTTCAATTGGCAATGTAAAGGCCCTGGAGAAGCTGAGTAAAATGGCAGGTGGATGAAGATCTGGTGATAGTGTGAGCTGTCAAGTTGCAACAGTCCAGCCGTGAAGTTATGAGATTACAGTGGGGCAAGACATATTTGTCGGTCAcagattctgcaagttgtcccacttaaaaagatgagggGTCTGTAATGTTCACCATAGTTGCACTTCAACTGCGAGAgacagaatattaaaaaagaatctTGAAAATTCCATTGTACCATTTATTAAGAATTTATTTGTGTAATGGTACCGAAAATAGGTATTTGGCTCTAAACTAGTATAGCAGTGTTTTGTTactatttctgttgtttttatttttaagtgagCAGATTCCTATTAGAAAGTCGTTAGTTTGATCTTTGATTTCTACTGTCCAAAAATTTTGAAGTACATCAGAGTTTCTACCAGTTTAATGctgtagacatttttcaatcaaataaaaacagttctACATTCCAGAGTCAGAGTGACCTCTTAAATTTGGAGCTTTAAGTGGTCAACATAGCCAATAGGTACTAAACAAATGTTCTCTATTTGCTTGGTTTCTGTTAAAcacgggatttttttttaaaaaaaggggctTCTAGTGTGAAAACTGCAGATCTATAAAaggcatgatttttttattttttttccccatgtgACAGCTATGTCATAAAATTCTTGCCTGGTACTTATGACTTATCAGTACTTTGAGCTCTTAGGTTTATTACATGACTGACAGGCATGGAAAgcccttattttttatttatgagaaaTAAAGTGTCCGTTTACAAGTGGAGGAACTTTGTATCTAACCTTTGTGGTGTGTAACCCTTTTCACTGGCCTTCTAGTAATGTCCTACATCAAGCTAATGGACATGTTTTATAATGACTGTTATAttgttttgctttgcttttcaGCTTCTACCAGATGCGTGCCAATCTTAAGGTACCACCTCGTTTTCCACACAAAGTTGAGGCCAGTTTACTTCATCCCAGAGGTAATCATCTGGTTTTAACCTAACCTACTTCATGTTGTTGAGTTCAGTtgttcagtgtttacatttggCTAAAGGCCTTctgttaaaattatttaattaatctgTGGAGCTATAGGTCCCAGAATAAGacattaaacaacaaaacaagtttttttttactctctggATCTGTTGTTTAAATCAGTTTGCATTGTACAGGATATACcaactaataattaaaaatataatagaagTCAATAACAGTACTTATGTTGCATGGATATGTGTTGCGATGATTGATAAAGGTAGCGTTAACTTTTAAATCTATGTTGTATTCAACAATTGTCTGATTTAAACGcatactccaatgaaaatgttgtttttggtgtttttaacatgttatattggcatttttctcatgatgcctaacatgtaaatacatttaagcttaagattgcatttctgagtattttttattcacgccattgtgaatcaagagcagacaaaaatgcagtttgaaaaatcttaTTGGTGACGTAGAAACTATAATGGGTAGGCTACAAGCcatctgctccactccattctgatgcatctgctCGTTGATGACTTGAGCCAtgttcgtctttgttttcctcgtttttGCAGACATCTTAAaactgaatagctccaataatgctcgccgtttttgttgcactgctaatagtaggttggggttgtgagctAGTGGAAGTGTGTAATAGATGGATAGAAGGGAGTGAGAATGGGCCTGCCCaaaactcagaagcaaatttttaatgaagaaccgctgctctgcagaaactgtcataaaaatgaaagtttttaaaaagaatttggcCAATAttgtcataatcataactaaaataaCGCTGCATAATCAGAGTAGGACttcaaaaatctttaattttgtcTCAAGATTCCTtgcattgtttatttaaaaaaagcacctAAAGGTTGAGAGTAACccatctaattttttttctttcatctagACTCTGATCTGGCTTTTCCAGCTTCAGTCCAGGATGATGTGATCTGTAGCAAAACTTTCCAAATCCTCTACAAGAATGAAGAGGTTGTGGTCAACGATGTTCTTCTGTTCAAAGTTACAATGCTGCTCGATGAGAAAAAGGTCTGTGAACAGAATGCACTGCACTGATTCTGAAAGCAAGAGTGTCACTGGAACAGAGTGATATTTCATTCATATCTACCAGAGGAATTCGtattaatgtttgaaaatgtctttCAGTTCTGTTACAGACGTTTCATAGCAATACGACAAGTattaaagagcaaaaatattCTAAGTGGACTGgctttactgttttattattactttcAGGTGGAGGAGTCTCTCAATGAGATGGATTTCCAGCTTCTCTTGGAGTTATATTTCACAGATGGTGATTACACGTGAGTATTTCCTTGTATTGACAGCATTTAGGAAATGGATGGTTAAATGGAATGAATGCGCTACTTAAACTGTCTGTCTTGGTTTTATGATCTTAACAGGCCAGAAGATCCAAGCTCTCTGCAGAACATCAGTAGCCGCACACTTCATTTGCACTTTAGCCTGGAGCGAGGCATCCATCAACACATCAATATAATGTTCGACTATTTCCACCTGTCCGTCATCTCCGTAGCCATCCATGCCTCGCTTGTTGCACTACATCAGCCCCTTATCAGGTCAGGCATGACACCGTTTTTTTCCTCTATTGATAAGactgtttttaaagacatttagttGGGGAAAACAAcgtaaatgaaataattagtgcATTAACAATtctttataccatggtctgagtgaatactcaattctgattggctgcagggtatccattaaaaagtgataatagACACCTATGAAGGAAGAATAGCCTGAATCTTCTGTATTATTTCTTCGGCCTGAACCCCAGTcaataacaagaaaaacagaaacttggAACATAGTTATAGTTTATTACtacagcaagacagtagaaaataTCTGTCCTTCAAATGGCTCTATAATGGACATGTCgtctttaaaatgttgccaTCGTCGGCAATATtgcctttaattttaaatggttCGTTGAATGTCTTTCTGTCTTTAATGCTTAATACAAAGGGAATACCTGTTTATAAATAATTTCCTTATTAATGAATAAGAGAAACTAAAATTAATGGGGGATATTACTTGCAGTAAAAGTTATCTAGAAAAActatttgtggattttgtttctttgaagcAAACTTTTACTTCatcatttggtcaaaaacaagcagtaggaggtgaactttccctcaCTTAACAGGACGATTAGCATTTATACCACTTTCCTCCAATGATTAGTCCTCATACACTAGCTGTGGCAGAGCAAGCTCCACGCTCCCATGACAACATGTTACACCGCATGTCAAATACTCTGCTTCttgtgaaaaatgatttttaggCGTTAAAAATCCCAAAGCTAAAGTACAAATAATTagcttaatatttattttttttgtatgtgaccatggtataagcaggataaCGCCCTTCAAGGTGTCCATTATCAAAAATGACTGGACCTCACAGAAGCATTTGCATGAGACAATTCACATCTGTGTCATCCGCTAACTTCTGATAACGGACCCCTTATCCTTACTTAAAATATAGGGAAGCACATCAAGTGGTAAAACATTTAGCAAACAACTTGTTTTGTGTTGGCCTTAGTTTGATTTCTGTctcgtcttttttttccccagttttcCTCGACCTGTGAAAACTACGTGGCTGAACCGAAACGCTCCAGCACAGAGCAAAGACTCTGTCATTCCACCTTTAGAAAACGTGGTTTTTGGCAGCACTTACATCAAACAAGTTTCACCAGATGTAAAGAAATCTCTTTTATTGCAACTTTAATacctttgctttttattttttacttcactgGGCTTTGAGAGCTCACATTAATTTAATCTCCTAACATGATTGTTGGCATCTATGACTTTcttgatgtttaaaaataaaacatttctctcAATTAGTTGCCACATAAGTTTTAAACCATTTGTGTTTTGCTTCCATAAATAGGAGTGTGAAAAATGTCAGGCCATTTTGTAAGGAATCTACAGTGTATGAAGCTAAATGTGATggataaaagacaaaatgagaCTTTGACATTCCAGGTGTACAAATGTCATTCCTTTTAGTGCACCTCTGGCAAATTTTCGCCCAGATATTATCAGGAGTCTGTGAGGCATTTATGAAATGCCAATGCAGTGAAAACTGTCATCGTTTTCTGGCAATTCGTGTCTTCAACTAGTCTGaactggagctgctgcagcccATTGACATACCAGCTTTCGTGGTGCTTTCATGTATTAAATCGTCTCAGAAGTTTGCTTTACTGGATTAGAACAAAGTAGATGAAAGCTGTTAGGATCAAATACATTCAATTTAAAGGAATTTTTAATCAGtcagttaaaaagtttaaatcataATAGATACAAACCGTACTAAATAGGCTTCAGCtagtttgcttttttgtttattcatatgCATAATCGCAATGAACTTTGTTTcaggctaaaacattttttctgaggctaaaatatttacaaatgttcTTTCCTTTAATTTTCCATGGCTTTAGGCAATAGTCATTTTCTGTAAGATCTTTACTTGAATGACTGATGGTTCAACTTAAATGCAGTGAGCTTTCATGCATGTATTCAGTTTCCccgtttttatcttttgtggTTCTTCAGGGCAGGACGTTCCTGGTGTCCGACCACTGTCTGCAGCATGCATTCAGCCTGCACCACAACCTGTGCTCCAAACTCTTAACTGCCTACCAGGGTCTGTTTGGCTTCTTCACTTCAATCACCAAAAATCTGCCCTCCTCTCATCGAATGGAACTAGGTACAGTAAGCTGcactgtgtttttaaatcagatttgaTCTGTTTGTGGTTACAACAAGTCcaaacagagcaaaaaaaatatagatttccAAGGTATCCTTGCTTTCACCTTCTTCTTTAATATTTCTAACAGTTTTGcatatattcatttatttttttgatgttgtgcatgttcatttgtttgtgtaCATTATGTTTTGTAATCCCATTTTCATtgctattattattttgttgcaaaaaaccCCACATGTGTGATCCTATGACATTTCATCTGATTCCCACacataacataacagttttatagCATTTTCCACAAGCAGTAGCCTGTCTGTTTGCCTCTCAGGTGTTTTAAATGAACTGTAATAGAGAACCTTAGAAACAAAGTCTTATCTTCACTcagtaaactaaaacaaagctctACCTATGCACATTAGCTCTCATCACTAAAAAGAATCCACACAGATCGATAGATATTAACCCACCCTAAACAATCACATAATATAAAGTTAAATATGCCTATATGTGCAATCTTGCTAGCCAAGCCCAGCATGCAAGTCCTATATGAGCGAGTTCTCAGAAGACCCTATCCCCGAGGTCAAAGGCACGTCTACATAGGTATGTTTCGATCCTCGGTAATTTAAATCAACCTGCCTTTCTCTTGCTTTTTCTCTTCACTTCAGCTTTTTTCCTGGAAAATAAAACCACTTTCTTTATTACCCACTTTCCAGATCATACATCTAAATTGTCTGTCATCCTTTATGTGCTGCTCCGTTtcatttctttgcatttttatgaaCTGGCAAACGGTTTCATGAATTCCAGCACTATTTATTGACTGACTCTGGTCAAGCCGtagcaaaaatacttttaacaCCAGCATCTGTCTATGACTGCTTTGCATtaactttgtgttttaattaacaCTTTTTCTTACAACTTTCTGCcataattgatcaaaaatgattGTGCTCCTGTAGAACAACATGATGTTGAAGCCCGCCTAACTGAGCTGTGTGAACATGTCAAGGTAAGActgttcagactttttttttttgtcattctttcCCAATTCTACCTCAGTGATCAGACATGAAAACCATTTCCTGAAAGCCACAAGGAATGATTACTTTGGATTGTTATGCAACTGAAATGTGGTTTGCTGCATTGTGTTCAAGCATGTTGCATATTTTTCtgcacttcctttttttaataacgGATATGGTAAtgattgaggaaaaaaactcaGCTGAACATGATGTCATAATGCAAACCCTGAAAGACCcaaagcaaaatttaaaaaatattatgtaaaaattGTATTGCGTTCCCttgtttattaataataataataataataaattttatttatatggcgcctttctTGGCACTCAAGGTCGCCTCACAgtacataaaagcataaaaacacaacaatagcataaaaataaaacggcTAATTAGCAAACACAACAGTGAGTCAACAGTTAAAATTACAGGTAAGTGTCAGGTATTGAATGCACTGCGAAAGAGGTAAGTTTTCAGGTGTTTGGAGAATTGAGAATTCAATTATTGCCTGagtttcactgtaaaaaaaaactcacaataaacacaatttatgtagtagattcatctttttttacaaCTATTGTAGATATTTTAAGGCTATAgaacccctcactacacacgTTATGCATGTTCTCTGACAGAAATATACATTATCTATCTTGTTTTAGATCTCAGAATTAAAATTATCTTTCAAAATACGCCTtatattatagaatgaaaacaaagacctaaGAGCACTCAAACATGTATATAGATTTGGCAAGctaaacacattctgtacaaggagattgattgacaaaggTCTATAGCCAATCAGGAAGCagaacacaacaaaaattaaactatGTAAAATTGCACTAAAAAATCTATGAGACAGTGGAAGGTGAACCATGTTAAAACAACGGACCACTATCATTACTActtaatggtgtttttttttcttttaaactttttgttttttcgcaCTACCTTCACCTGATTTACCgtcaaagactttttttgcaGTTGACTGCAGTAAATTCATAATTTGGCCATAAGATTATTACAAAATGTACATTATCACTTTAACacagttgtttatttattgacatCATCATTTAGATGTTTCATTTTGGTTATAATTCCATTGGTTTCCGTCATTCTTTTAGCAGAAAGCAGAGTCCCCAGATGAGCTGGCTGAGCTGGTAAACATGAACCTGGCTCAGCTCTGCTCTCTCCTCATGGCTCTCTGGGGCCAGTTCCTCGAGGTTGTGTCCCTGCAAGAGCATGTCGCCGCCCTGCTGGCTATGGAGCATCACACACTGAGAGTAAGACCAACATCCTTAATCGTATATTAAGATAAACATGctagtggttttattttttatttttatgtgataaaaataattctaaacTGTAATGCAACAGTGGAACTAAATTAAGTTAttgatgaaaacagaaaaattaaatgaCATTCTGGTGTAAAAACACCTTTCAGTGTCAGTCAATACTAAATTCATTTCAATAAACCTTTATTATTCCCCAAagaaaatttgctttaaaattatttttttttcattagacaaattaaaaaagatataagcagcaaaagtttgtttcatgGATTAACTAACTCTGTGATTTTACAGGTTAGGCGGTTTGCCGAGGCTTTCTTTTGTCTTGAACACCCCAGACAGTCAGCTCTGGCATATCAAGAGCTACAGTAAGTTCTATTGGCACAATttacttgtaaataaaacatatcaGATTGATAGTGCAATTTTGTTTACCGTCTGACTTGCTTTCTTTCTCCATCAGTGCTCACAGTCATCAACAGATGACTAATGCTATCAAAAGCTCCAACTACTTCTTATCTTTGCCTCCACTGCCAGTGGAATGTGCTGAACTTGATGGTGACGTTAGTTCCCTGCCAATAATCTTTGAAGATAGATACCTGGATTCAATCACAGAGGGTCAGTAAAAGTACAAGTATTTCTCTTGTGTAAAgtacaaatacatatttaaacttttcGTGTGTTTTCCCGAAGATCGTGATGGACCTTGGCTGGTCATGCATAATACAAGGACTGGCTCAGCTTCGAATAAAGTGGACAAGCCAAATTCTAAGGACTGTAGTGCCGTAAGCAACCCCACACCAGAGACATCTTGTGTTCCAACCGATAGCAACTGGCCAGAAAACTTTGATCCACCCCCTAAATCTAAAGGCAAATcagtaaaactgaagaaaatttCAAAGACTGACAGCTCCAAGAAGTTGACGCGGCAAGGCTCAAAGGACTCTGTAGTGTTAGTGGgctataaaaaccttaaaactccTTATACCAGCACAAAGTACAAAGAAGAGGCTCGCGCCAAACAAGATCATGTACAGGATACGTTACCGGAGGACTCGAGTAGTCATTTACAAACTAATCCTAGTTCTTTTTATGATCCTTGTGCCACATCGGCTCATTCTGAAAACTGTGCAGATATTTTAGAGTACAATATTAGTACTCCTGCTTGTCAGAAAGGTAGTTGTGAAAATGTTTCTACACACAGTAATCCTCAGGCAGGTACTGGGGTTGCTGCAACATGCCAGCAAATGCAAAAGGAGGAGAAAGTGGATATCGGTGGCCAAAAGCCGTCACAGAGTTCTGCTGAGGTGAAAACAACCAACCATGAGCCTTTAGTAGGTGATAAAGTCACAATTCTTCTACCACATCAAACTGATACAAACCCCGGCAGCTGTATTCCTCAAATTACTCAATCTTGTGAATCACACCAGCCTGCAGCAGAATCTGTGTTTGAACAGCCAAGCAAAAGTATGAGCCAGCCCAGCCAATCACGAGTGGTTTCAGTGCAGGTTAAAGGTGATTGTATCAGACTGCCAGATGGAAGAGCCCCCAGTGCCTCATCCCGTCTCTCAGACTCTGGCATTGACAGCGAGCCCAGCTCCTTTGCCACTCAACAGGTTCTAGGATTGCATTCCTGCTCAGGGCAGAGTGTCTCAATTCTGCAGCCTGAGAAGACCCTCCAGGGTCCCGCTGCACCACCAGCTCAGCAAAGCACTGAGCAAAAACCAATTGGCACGCCAGAAATTCTGTTCCCTGGAAATACCAGCGCAGTAAGTGGAGTCCAGTCTTCTCTCACATCTATTAATTCCCTGCCTTCAGACGATGAAGGGGAAGTTTCCTCCAAGAGCACCAGTGGAGCTGAAGTCCAAAAGAGGAAATCCAGTGTCTTGGTACAGGAGCAGAGTGTAGTTTTCTCTGGGGATGGTATTAGAAGACTTGATGGTAACACTATTGCAAAGGATTCCCAACTGAGAAAACCTGACATTGACATTGAAAGTGAAACCAAAAGTTCTTCTGAATTGGAAGTAGAGGACAGCGGGACATTAAAAGATTCCCACAGTGAACCACATACTACCTGCCCTTCCAGTAACTCAGCCACGAGCAGCACTGATGTGGTCAAACGTGGGATGGTAGAGAACTACTTTGGCTCCTGTTCTAGCACAGATGTGTCTGAAATCAGTCCCTTGGAAACCTCTGCTATCACGTTGGGAATCCAGGTGGAACCACATGCTGAGGAGGATGAGAACGAGACGGAACACGAGATGATTGAGAACGGTTACTACGAGGAAGGGGACGGCTACGCTTTTGTGAACGGTGTTGTAGATGATGAGCAAGCAGCATCTTCCGACGCGCCTCAGGAGACGAGTTACTTGCTGGAACAGCTTGGCATCAGATATCACCACGAAAGAAGTGATCTATCAAAAGCTCCTATATGCTCCAATGTAGCTTCCAGCGGAGTTGGACACAGTTTGGGTCGAGCACCTTTTTCCACCACCGGTATTTCTTCCAACCTGCATTGGTATGAATGTGCGCCCACGGCACAGATGAAAGCGTAAGTCCctgcccttttttttaaatatattatttcctGAAGAGCCCCTTAATGTTGTCGTCATCAAGTTTATTTGTCATTCTCGGACATTTATTATTTGCAGGTTCATCAAGGCCAAGGAGGAAATGAAAGAGCTCAAACTCCCTGGTTTCCTCTACAGTGAGGTTCCTGAGCTGGCATCTACTGTGCCCTATTTCAGCTTAGAGGAAGATGAAAACTGTGATGAAGGGATTCATCTTATAGTGTGCGTCCATGGTCTGGATGGTAGGAAACCTTAAATCATGCTCTGTAACAACCATAAGTGCTCATTTGCAATGAttaaatgttgcattttcaCTTGCTGCAGGTAACAGTGCAGACCTGAGATTAGTGAAGACTTACCTTGAGCTTGGTCTCCCTGGTGCCCGAATAGACTTCCTAATGTCTGAGAGAAATCAGGTAGGCCATTCAAGCTTTGTGTGTggtttttatttaaccctttaacactggagatttATCTGCAGAGTTGACTTTTGTTGAATTACAGATAGTCTTCAACTGTTTCTGCAATTATTGTAATTCCAATGTCTTCTGAAGCTTTCTCTGAAGCTAATGTTCAACACTTTACTGCAGTGAAGTGTTTGCGCAATCAAGGAAACTCCAACATTTTGACACACAGAAAAGTGgcgatatgcaacactttacatatATAACTATTCATATCATATTTTatacatgcatttctgagacctgtatctcattagcatgatcacaactttctttaaaaacccattgtGTACAACTAGCGCCGTGGTttttgccctgtagttcatcatcactcCACTAGGGGCAATAGAATggcttttcttctcatttcaaaatgtctgcttccatgaaatctcacaCATTTTTAGTAGGAAAATGTttactaattttcaaaactttatggtaaGAATAGTTCATCTgttgtctttcatttttttacatggcTACTtactgtattgaaagaatgcaaaatttgttgataattatttaCAATACAGTtgcaccatgttaaaaatgtgtagatcaaatttgagacagtgggtaaataatgtattttttttcttgaactctCATGTTAGTATTTTTGCATCTGAAACTAACattattgtgattaaaaaatttaaaaactgaccaaatcACCCAACATGTAATTGATACTGTCTATTTCCCcatttaaaacagtatttttaaaaaaaatacatagatttCATCAAtgggttttaaaaacatcttgatttaatatatatatatatatatatatatatatatatatatatatttctgacaattatttgatttttaatccttttttatatcaaataatgcaaaataatgacacaaatttcatattttatgtatttattttctaactCCTATCTGCAGAATGATACCTTCGCTGACTTTGAGTCAATGACGGATCGACTGCTAGATGAAATAGTCCAGTATATTCAGCTTTACAATCTAACTGTATCTAAAATAAGGTAAGAAACTGTTATCAGTGTGGAGTACATTTAGGAACTGCTTgtcatgttattttttaatagagatATGTTAGTGATTCATCAAAAAGCcttgtgattatttttcattcaaacacTTCTAAAAGTGATTGCTGGATTTTCTTAGTGGTCGATTTAATCTCTGATGTTCTAACTTTACAGCTTTGTTGGTCATTCGCTCGGGAACCTCATCGTACGCTCGGTGCTGACGAGACCCAGGTTTAAATGTTATCTGAGCAAGCTGCACACGTTTCTTTCCTTATCTGGACCTCATCTGGGCACGCTCTACAACAGCTCTGCTCTGGTCAACACAGGTAACAGCTCAGGTTCTTTCTAGTACTATTACCTATGGTGTCCAAATGATAAAGAGTCCAATTTTTATTCCTAGGTCTGTGGTTCATGCAGAAGTGGAAGAAGTCGGGTTCACTATTGCAGCTGACATGTCGTGATCATTCTGACCCTCGCCAAACTTTCCTGTACAAACTCAGCAAAAAATCTGGTTAgatttgcacttttttaatctgcattattctgtttatttaaagcagTGTTGGATGTGATG containing:
- the fam135a gene encoding protein FAM135A isoform X4, encoding MSEVQATVEFSVELHKFYNVDLFQRGFYQMRANLKVPPRFPHKVEASLLHPRDSDLAFPASVQDDVICSKTFQILYKNEEVVVNDVLLFKVTMLLDEKKVEESLNEMDFQLLLELYFTDGDYTPEDPSSLQNISSRTLHLHFSLERGIHQHINIMFDYFHLSVISVAIHASLVALHQPLISFPRPVKTTWLNRNAPAQSKDSVIPPLENVVFGSTYIKQVSPDGRTFLVSDHCLQHAFSLHHNLCSKLLTAYQGLFGFFTSITKNLPSSHRMELEQHDVEARLTELCEHVKKAESPDELAELVNMNLAQLCSLLMALWGQFLEVVSLQEHVAALLAMEHHTLRVRRFAEAFFCLEHPRQSALAYQELHAHSHQQMTNAIKSSNYFLSLPPLPVECAELDGDVSSLPIIFEDRYLDSITEDRDGPWLVMHNTRTGSASNKVDKPNSKDCSAVSNPTPETSCVPTDSNWPENFDPPPKSKGKSVKLKKISKTDSSKKLTRQGSKDSVVLVGYKNLKTPYTSTKYKEEARAKQDHVQDTLPEDSSSHLQTNPSSFYDPCATSAHSENCADILEYNISTPACQKGSCENVSTHSNPQAGTGVAATCQQMQKEEKVDIGGQKPSQSSAEVKTTNHEPLVGDKVTILLPHQTDTNPGSCIPQITQSCESHQPAAESVFEQPSKSMSQPSQSRVVSVQVKGDCIRLPDGRAPSASSRLSDSGIDSEPSSFATQQVLGLHSCSGQSVSILQPEKTLQGPAAPPAQQSTEQKPIGTPEILFPGNTSAVSGVQSSLTSINSLPSDDEGEVSSKSTSGAEVQKRKSSVLVQEQSVVFSGDGIRRLDGNTIAKDSQLRKPDIDIESETKSSSELEVEDSGTLKDSHSEPHTTCPSSNSATSSTDVVKRGMVENYFGSCSSTDVSEISPLETSAITLGIQVEPHAEEDENETEHEMIENGYYEEGDGYAFVNGVVDDEQAASSDAPQETSYLLEQLGIRYHHERSDLSKAPICSNVASSGVGHSLGRAPFSTTGISSNLHWYECAPTAQMKAFIKAKEEMKELKLPGFLYSEVPELASTVPYFSLEEDENCDEGIHLIVCVHGLDGNSADLRLVKTYLELGLPGARIDFLMSERNQNDTFADFESMTDRLLDEIVQYIQLYNLTVSKISFVGHSLGNLIVRSVLTRPRFKCYLSKLHTFLSLSGPHLGTLYNSSALVNTGLWFMQKWKKSGSLLQLTCRDHSDPRQTFLYKLSKKSGLQYFKNVVLVGSLQDRYVPYHSARIEMCKTALKDKQTGPMYTEMIQNLLLPVLQNKDCNLVRYDVIHALPNTANSLIGRAAHIAVLDSEIFLEKFFLVAGLKFFQ
- the fam135a gene encoding protein FAM135A isoform X3, whose translation is MSEVQATVEFSVELHKFYNVDLFQRGFYQMRANLKVPPRFPHKVEASLLHPRDSDLAFPASVQDDVICSKTFQILYKNEEVVVNDVLLFKVTMLLDEKKVEESLNEMDFQLLLELYFTDGDYTPEDPSSLQNISSRTLHLHFSLERGIHQHINIMFDYFHLSVISVAIHASLVALHQPLISFPRPVKTTWLNRNAPAQSKDSVIPPLENVVFGSTYIKQVSPDGRTFLVSDHCLQHAFSLHHNLCSKLLTAYQGLFGFFTSITKNLPSSHRMELEQHDVEARLTELCEHVKQKAESPDELAELVNMNLAQLCSLLMALWGQFLEVVSLQEHVAALLAMEHHTLRVRRFAEAFFCLEHPRQSALAYQELHAHSHQQMTNAIKSSNYFLSLPPLPVECAELDGDVSSLPIIFEDRYLDSITEDRDGPWLVMHNTRTGSASNKVDKPNSKDCSAVSNPTPETSCVPTDSNWPENFDPPPKSKGKSVKLKKISKTDSSKKLTRQGSKDSVVLVGYKNLKTPYTSTKYKEEARAKQDHVQDTLPEDSSSHLQTNPSSFYDPCATSAHSENCADILEYNISTPACQKGSCENVSTHSNPQAGTGVAATCQQMQKEEKVDIGGQKPSQSSAEVKTTNHEPLVGDKVTILLPHQTDTNPGSCIPQITQSCESHQPAAESVFEQPSKSMSQPSQSRVVSVQVKGDCIRLPDGRAPSASSRLSDSGIDSEPSSFATQQVLGLHSCSGQSVSILQPEKTLQGPAAPPAQQSTEQKPIGTPEILFPGNTSAVSGVQSSLTSINSLPSDDEGEVSSKSTSGAEVQKRKSSVLVQEQSVVFSGDGIRRLDGNTIAKDSQLRKPDIDIESETKSSSELEVEDSGTLKDSHSEPHTTCPSSNSATSSTDVVKRGMVENYFGSCSSTDVSEISPLETSAITLGIQVEPHAEEDENETEHEMIENGYYEEGDGYAFVNGVVDDEQAASSDAPQETSYLLEQLGIRYHHERSDLSKAPICSNVASSGVGHSLGRAPFSTTGISSNLHWYECAPTAQMKAFIKAKEEMKELKLPGFLYSEVPELASTVPYFSLEEDENCDEGIHLIVCVHGLDGNSADLRLVKTYLELGLPGARIDFLMSERNQNDTFADFESMTDRLLDEIVQYIQLYNLTVSKISFVGHSLGNLIVRSVLTRPRFKCYLSKLHTFLSLSGPHLGTLYNSSALVNTGLWFMQKWKKSGSLLQLTCRDHSDPRQTFLYKLSKKSGLQYFKNVVLVGSLQDRYVPYHSARIEMCKTALKDKQTGPMYTEMIQNLLLPVLQNKDCNLVRYDVIHALPNTANSLIGRAAHIAVLDSEIFLEKFFLVAGLKFFQ